Proteins encoded together in one Bos indicus isolate NIAB-ARS_2022 breed Sahiwal x Tharparkar chromosome 3, NIAB-ARS_B.indTharparkar_mat_pri_1.0, whole genome shotgun sequence window:
- the LOC139180159 gene encoding histone H3-like centromeric protein A yields the protein MDGPHRETNFSTRFLQSWIFFASTQPWVIPHTYRVKRWSDIEGSAGLQTCTPAKWPRRQKRKPQTPRRRPVSPAPAARRPAPSLGTSSRPLARRRHGVLKEIRTLQKTTHLLLRKNPLCRLAREICVQFTRGVDFNWQAQALLALQEAAEAFLVHLFEDAYLLSLHAGRVTLFPKDVQLAQRIRGIQEGLG from the exons ATGGATGGCCCTCATAGGGAGACAAATTTCAGCACAAG GTTCCTTCAATCTTGGATCTTCTTTGCCAGTACCCAGCCTTGGGTTATTCCTCAT ACTTACAGAGTTAAAAGATGGAGTGATATAGAAGGATCCGCAGGGCTCCAGACCTGCACGCCCGCCAAGTGGCCCCGCCGCCAGAAACGCAAGCCTCAAACACCAAGGAGGCGCCCCGTGAGCCCGGCTCCCGCTGCCCGCCGGCCGGCCCCGTCCTTAGGCACGTCCTCCCGTCCACTTGCTCGCCGGAGACATGGAGTCCTGAAGGAGATCCGAACTCTTCAGAAGACCACACACCTGCTGTTAAGAAAGAACCCCTTATGCCGCCTG GCAAGAGAAATATGTGTTCAATTCACTCGTGGTGTGGACTTCAATTGGCAAGCCCAGGCCCTGTTGGCCCTACAAGAGGCGGCAGAAGCATTTCTAGTTCATCTCTTTGAGGATGCCTATCTCCTCTCCTTACACGCCGGCCGCGTCACGCTCTTCCCGAAGGATGTGCAGCTGGCCCAGAGGATCCGAGGCATTCAGGAAGGGCTTGGCTGA